Proteins found in one Fodinicurvata sp. EGI_FJ10296 genomic segment:
- a CDS encoding type II toxin-antitoxin system RatA family toxin: MPQYHANRELPFSASHLFDVVADVEKYPEFVPGCSGCRIIRWDSETQFVAEVTYGISALSLGYVCEIILERPREIHVRATEGAFRHLTNHWRFDPTETGCRVEYKLDFDFRSRLMSKIGEKIMHQAALRMIDAFHKRARMLEKRNQAQGRSSGDGKPGEDETEVAGSSGPVR, translated from the coding sequence ATGCCGCAGTACCACGCCAATCGTGAATTGCCGTTCAGCGCGTCTCACCTCTTCGATGTCGTCGCGGATGTCGAAAAGTATCCCGAATTCGTCCCCGGGTGCAGCGGATGCCGCATCATCCGCTGGGATTCAGAGACGCAGTTCGTCGCAGAGGTCACCTACGGCATTTCCGCCCTCAGCCTGGGCTATGTTTGCGAGATCATCCTTGAGCGACCCAGGGAAATTCATGTGCGTGCCACTGAAGGGGCGTTCCGCCATCTGACCAACCATTGGCGGTTCGACCCCACCGAAACCGGCTGCCGCGTGGAATACAAGCTCGACTTCGACTTTCGCTCGCGGCTGATGTCGAAGATCGGTGAGAAGATCATGCATCAAGCCGCCCTGCGCATGATCGATGCCTTTCACAAGCGTGCCCGGATGCTGGAGAAGCGCAATCAGGCCCAGGGCCGTTCCAGCGGGGACGGGAAGCCCGGCGAAGACGAAACCGAAGTCGCCGGAAGCTCCGGTCCCGTCCGCTGA
- the glmU gene encoding bifunctional UDP-N-acetylglucosamine diphosphorylase/glucosamine-1-phosphate N-acetyltransferase GlmU: MAASTRQDEMGQDESGKGEAIPDTGLACIVLAAGKGTRMKSRLPKVMHPLAGIPMIGHVLASLSALGAVRSAVVVGPGMQALANSCAPTPVRIQEERNGTAGAVLAAADIIENFSGDVLVVYGDTPLVRPETLRAMVHSRRETGAAVVVLGMRPVDPGAYGRLILDEAGGLQRIVEAADASAAERAVEICNAGLMVLDGSVALELLRAIRPDNAKAELYLTDAVAVARERGMDCRVVEAPEDEVLGINSRRELAVAEAILQRRLRDNAMDAGVTMTDPSTVYLAADTRFGIDVTIGPGAVFGPGVTVEDDVVINAYCHLENCTVRTGATVGPFARLRPGADVGPSAHVGNFVELKNARLGAGAKANHLSYLGDADIGAGTNIGAGTITCNYDGVSKSRTSLGDGVFVGSNTAFVAPLSVGDGAVIGAGSVITADVPANGLASARAGQKVTPDGGRRYWDKRRGGKNAK, translated from the coding sequence ATGGCAGCATCGACGCGGCAGGACGAAATGGGGCAGGACGAATCGGGGAAGGGCGAGGCGATCCCCGACACCGGGCTGGCCTGTATCGTTCTGGCGGCCGGAAAGGGCACGCGCATGAAATCGCGGTTGCCCAAGGTCATGCATCCGCTGGCCGGAATTCCGATGATTGGTCATGTCCTCGCCAGCCTGTCGGCGCTGGGGGCGGTGCGGAGCGCCGTGGTCGTCGGGCCCGGGATGCAGGCGCTTGCCAACAGCTGCGCGCCAACTCCTGTCCGTATCCAGGAAGAGCGCAACGGCACCGCCGGCGCGGTCCTTGCCGCCGCCGACATAATCGAGAATTTTTCGGGCGATGTCCTGGTCGTCTATGGCGACACGCCGCTCGTTCGTCCGGAGACGCTGCGGGCGATGGTGCACAGCCGGCGCGAGACCGGGGCCGCGGTCGTCGTTCTGGGGATGCGGCCCGTCGACCCCGGCGCGTATGGGCGCCTGATCCTCGACGAGGCTGGCGGATTGCAGCGTATCGTCGAAGCCGCCGACGCCTCAGCCGCCGAGCGCGCGGTCGAAATCTGCAACGCGGGGCTGATGGTGCTCGATGGCAGCGTGGCGCTCGAACTGTTGCGCGCCATTCGGCCGGACAATGCCAAGGCAGAGCTTTACCTGACCGATGCCGTCGCGGTCGCGCGGGAACGGGGGATGGATTGCCGCGTCGTCGAAGCGCCGGAGGACGAGGTCCTCGGCATCAACAGCCGCCGCGAACTCGCCGTCGCCGAGGCGATATTGCAGCGGCGACTGCGCGATAACGCCATGGATGCCGGCGTGACGATGACGGATCCGTCGACCGTCTATCTTGCCGCCGATACGCGTTTCGGCATCGATGTCACGATTGGACCCGGCGCCGTGTTCGGGCCGGGCGTGACGGTCGAGGACGACGTCGTCATCAACGCCTATTGCCATCTGGAAAACTGCACCGTACGGACCGGGGCCACGGTCGGGCCGTTCGCGCGGCTGCGGCCGGGAGCGGATGTCGGACCGTCGGCCCATGTCGGCAACTTCGTCGAACTCAAGAACGCCCGGCTCGGCGCCGGAGCCAAGGCCAACCATCTCAGTTATCTCGGCGACGCCGATATCGGCGCCGGAACGAATATCGGTGCCGGAACGATCACCTGCAATTATGACGGCGTGTCGAAATCGCGGACATCATTGGGTGATGGGGTGTTCGTGGGGTCCAACACGGCGTTCGTGGCCCCGCTTTCGGTTGGCGACGGTGCGGTTATCGGTGCCGGCAGCGTCATCACGGCGGATGTTCCGGCGAACGGTCTCGCCTCGGCCCGGGCCGGTCAGAAGGTGACGCCCGATGGCGGCAGACGCTATTGGGACAAACGGCGCGGCGGCAAGAACGCGAAGTAA
- a CDS encoding HAD hydrolase-like protein translates to MADVGCVVFDLDGILHDSAAGITAALNVVMDGDGLGPLSADAVKPFIGDNPDSIVPKAYKTQGFAFVPYEANPRQQSFREAMKARAIAADEVFAGVSETLTALRQRGMAIALCTNGFHDVTVATIERLGLTGLFDAIVCGQPQSPPKPDPAPIREAIATARAARQPEGKANLLIIGRKEDVKAGKSADCTVIAVRTGYGDGPIENWGALAVLDGVDAVPGWIDTAAA, encoded by the coding sequence ATGGCTGATGTCGGATGTGTGGTATTCGATCTTGATGGAATTCTCCATGACAGCGCTGCCGGGATAACGGCCGCCCTGAACGTGGTCATGGACGGCGACGGCCTGGGCCCGCTTTCCGCCGATGCGGTGAAACCGTTCATTGGCGACAATCCGGACAGCATTGTTCCGAAGGCCTACAAAACCCAGGGTTTCGCCTTTGTGCCCTATGAAGCCAATCCCCGGCAACAGTCATTCCGCGAAGCGATGAAAGCCCGCGCCATTGCCGCCGACGAAGTCTTCGCTGGCGTATCGGAAACGCTGACAGCGCTTCGCCAGCGCGGCATGGCCATTGCCCTGTGCACCAACGGGTTCCACGACGTTACCGTCGCCACGATAGAGCGTCTCGGCCTGACCGGGCTGTTCGACGCCATAGTCTGCGGCCAGCCCCAGTCTCCACCGAAACCGGACCCGGCACCGATCCGCGAGGCCATCGCAACGGCACGCGCCGCACGTCAACCCGAAGGAAAAGCCAATCTGCTGATCATCGGCAGGAAAGAGGACGTGAAGGCCGGAAAATCCGCCGACTGCACAGTAATCGCTGTCAGAACCGGCTATGGCGACGGGCCGATCGAGAACTGGGGCGCGCTCGCTGTACTGGACGGCGTTGATGCCGTGCCCGGCTGGATCGACACTGCCGCAGCTTGA
- a CDS encoding DUF3108 domain-containing protein, giving the protein MHRFTRRSAVATMAAGWLALAAPSVQGASDPTFRVAYDIYFGGLHLAVADASVSLTGARYVLGLRANLRGISSVFSSWRLETNSRGAVNGSSILPDAHTLTQARGGDADSVRMRFDSGRPVDVVHTPEREEPAPGHEDFIPESELQGALDPVSALILAMQTVENAQSCQMRAPVYDGRRRFDLVFSSLGSENLEATRYNAYSGPATRCRVHIELVSGAFSAADSDSFWSRGADRSDRQMDVWFGRPLSDGPVLPVRLQGDTRFGRFLIHLREAGSIGQ; this is encoded by the coding sequence GTGCACAGGTTTACTCGGCGTTCCGCTGTCGCGACAATGGCGGCAGGCTGGCTTGCTCTGGCGGCGCCGTCGGTCCAGGGGGCATCGGATCCGACGTTTAGGGTGGCCTATGACATCTATTTCGGCGGCCTCCATCTTGCCGTCGCGGATGCTTCCGTCAGCCTCACAGGCGCGCGATATGTTCTGGGTCTGCGGGCAAATCTGCGGGGGATTTCGAGCGTCTTCAGCAGTTGGCGGCTGGAGACAAATTCGCGCGGTGCGGTCAACGGCAGCAGCATCCTCCCGGATGCTCACACGCTGACCCAGGCGCGCGGCGGCGATGCGGACAGCGTCAGAATGCGGTTCGACTCGGGCCGGCCGGTGGATGTCGTGCACACGCCCGAGCGCGAGGAGCCTGCCCCCGGTCACGAAGATTTCATACCGGAGTCCGAATTGCAGGGAGCGCTCGATCCGGTGAGCGCCCTGATCCTGGCCATGCAAACGGTAGAGAACGCGCAATCCTGCCAGATGCGGGCGCCGGTCTATGACGGCCGGCGACGTTTCGACCTGGTTTTCTCTTCACTGGGGTCGGAAAATCTGGAGGCAACGCGTTACAATGCCTATTCAGGGCCCGCTACCCGGTGTCGCGTGCACATCGAACTGGTGTCCGGCGCCTTCAGCGCTGCGGACAGCGACAGCTTCTGGAGCCGCGGCGCGGATCGGTCAGACCGGCAAATGGACGTGTGGTTCGGCCGGCCGCTGAGCGACGGACCGGTTCTGCCGGTGCGCCTGCAGGGTGATACGCGGTTCGGCCGATTTCTGATCCACTTGCGTGAAGCCGGGTCGATAGGGCAATAA
- a CDS encoding tripartite tricarboxylate transporter permease — translation MEALNNLIFGFGIALQPINLMFVFVGVLSGTIIGMLPGLGPISAIALMIPITFGLDPSSGLILMAGVYYGAVFGGSTSSILLNAPGIAGTVATAFDGYPMARRGDAGKALALAAYASFIGGTVGVIFLMLVAPLLSRVAVSFGPAEYFALMVLGLTAVVSLSDKSLLKGLIAAVFGVMVSIVGIDLQTGTQRFTFGNLQLLQGIDFLIVALGVFALAEVFVMLLQSVSGPKSAQKIGSLRLDRKEVRQIAAPIGRSSLLGFFVGVLPGAGATIGSFLCYSMEKRLASDADTFGHGNIKGVVAPEAGNNAACTGSFVPLLTLGVPGSGTTAVLLGALLVMGVTPGPMMLQSRPDVFWGVIASMYIGNIFLLLLNLPLIPYIARILETPKALLLALIIIFCLIGAYGLKFSTFDINMLLAFGLIGLVMRMTGFPLAPLILAMILGALMEENMRRALQISGGDWSVFVTKPISLVLLVLAVVSVAGPIIAGLVKRRPI, via the coding sequence ATGGAAGCACTCAACAATCTGATATTCGGCTTCGGGATCGCGCTTCAGCCGATCAATCTGATGTTCGTTTTCGTCGGCGTACTTTCGGGCACGATCATCGGAATGCTGCCGGGGCTCGGGCCGATCAGCGCCATTGCGTTGATGATTCCGATCACGTTCGGGCTCGATCCGTCATCCGGCCTTATTCTGATGGCGGGCGTCTATTATGGCGCGGTCTTCGGCGGTTCGACATCGTCCATCCTGTTGAACGCGCCCGGCATTGCCGGAACTGTGGCAACCGCCTTTGACGGCTATCCGATGGCGCGGCGCGGCGATGCCGGCAAGGCGCTTGCGCTTGCGGCATACGCGTCGTTCATCGGCGGAACCGTGGGCGTCATCTTTCTGATGCTGGTGGCGCCGCTGCTCTCGCGGGTCGCCGTGTCGTTCGGTCCGGCGGAATATTTCGCGCTGATGGTGCTGGGCCTGACGGCGGTGGTCAGTTTGTCCGACAAGTCGCTGCTCAAGGGGCTGATCGCGGCGGTTTTCGGGGTCATGGTTTCAATCGTGGGCATCGATCTGCAGACCGGCACCCAGCGGTTCACCTTTGGCAATCTTCAACTGCTGCAGGGTATCGACTTTCTGATCGTGGCCCTGGGCGTTTTTGCTTTGGCCGAAGTCTTTGTAATGCTGCTTCAGTCCGTCTCCGGACCGAAATCGGCGCAGAAGATCGGCTCGCTGCGTCTTGATCGCAAGGAGGTCCGCCAGATCGCGGCGCCGATCGGCCGCAGTTCCCTTCTGGGATTCTTCGTCGGCGTTCTTCCCGGTGCAGGGGCGACGATCGGGTCGTTCCTTTGCTACTCGATGGAAAAACGTCTGGCGTCCGATGCCGACACATTCGGGCATGGGAATATCAAGGGCGTTGTGGCGCCCGAGGCCGGCAACAATGCCGCCTGTACCGGGTCCTTCGTGCCGCTGCTGACGCTGGGCGTGCCCGGATCCGGGACCACCGCCGTTCTGCTCGGGGCGCTACTGGTGATGGGGGTCACGCCCGGCCCGATGATGCTTCAGTCCCGTCCGGACGTTTTCTGGGGCGTGATCGCGAGCATGTATATCGGCAACATCTTTCTGCTGCTGCTGAACCTTCCGTTGATCCCGTACATCGCACGCATACTTGAAACGCCCAAGGCCCTGTTGCTGGCCCTGATCATCATCTTCTGCCTGATCGGCGCCTACGGACTGAAATTCAGCACCTTCGATATCAACATGCTGCTGGCGTTCGGTCTTATTGGCCTCGTGATGCGCATGACCGGATTCCCGCTGGCGCCATTGATACTGGCGATGATTCTGGGCGCGCTGATGGAGGAGAACATGCGTCGTGCCCTGCAGATTTCGGGCGGGGACTGGTCGGTATTCGTCACCAAGCCGATTTCACTGGTATTGCTGGTCCTGGCGGTGGTTTCCGTGGCCGGACCGATCATCGCCGGCCTCGTCAAGCGGCGCCCGATCTGA